Part of the Dyella humicola genome, CGACCTGCCAGCCGTATCGCTGGGCGTGATGTTGCTGGCCCGGCTGGCGCTGGGCATGGGCGAGAGCTGCGTGGCCACGGGCTGCATCATGTGGGGCATTGGGCGGGTGGGTAACCAGCACACGGCCAAGGTGATTTCCTGGAACGGCATCGCCACGTACGGCGCCCTCGCCGTGGGAGCGCCGGTCGGCGTGCTACTCACCTCGGCCTTTGGCTTCGTTGTCATCGGTATCGCCAGCGTTGCGCTGATGCTGTTCTCCCTGCTGCTGGCATGGCGGCGCCCGGCCGTGCGCGTCGAAACGGGCGAGCGCCTGCCGATGCGCCATGTGTTCGGACGTGTTGCGCCATATGGCATGGGGCTGGCGCTGGGTTCGATCGGCTTCGGCGTCCTGGCGACCTTCATCACGCTGTACTACGCCAGCCAGGGCTGGGCGGGCGCGGCACCTACGCTGAGCCTGTTCGGGCTGTGTTTCGTGGGCGTGCGCCTGGTGTTCGGCTGGACCATTGCGCATTTCGGTGGCTATCGCGTGGCGCTGGTGTCGCTGCTGGTCGAGTGCCTGGGCCTGCTGGTGCTGGGCAGCGCGAACCACGTCGGGGTGGCGATGTTGGGGGCGGCACTGACCGGCATCGGCTTCTCCCTGATCTTTCCCTCGCTTGGCGTGGTCGCGGTGGAAAGAGTGAGCGTGAGCAATCGTGGCTCCGCGCTGGGGGCGTATTCGGTCTTCATCGATGTGGCGCTGGGCATCACCGGCCCGCTCGGCGGCTGGATCGCGTCCGGCGGTCGCTACGCGCCAATGTTCGTCGTCGCTGCGCTTATGTCCCTGGCTGCGGCCGTGCTTACCGGCGTGCTGTACATGACGTACGGCAACACGATGCGTGGCTGATACTTACAACACAGGGTCGAACAGCCGCGCGACATGCATGGCCAGTCGCTGGTGATACGGCGCCCTGAGATACTCCGCCTCGGTCACCTCGTGCGCGTGTGAGAAGTCCTCGAGCAACATGGCTTCCACCTGCATGGCGAAATCGCCATCCACATTGAGCGCGCCGATCTCGAAATTGAGGCGGAACGAGCGGTTGTCGAGATTCATGCTGCCAATCGACGCGGTATCGTCGTCGATCAGCATCACCTTCTGATGCAGGAAGCCGGGCTGGTAGCGGAAGATGCGAATGCCGGCGCCCACCGCATCGTGCGCATAAAGCCCGGTGGCGAGAAACACGGTGCGGTGATCGGGCCGCGACGGAATCAGCACGCGTACGTCCACGCCGCGAAACACGGCTAGACGCAAGGCCGACATCACGGCCTGGTCGGGAACGAAATACGGCGTGGTGATCCATAGCCGTCTGCGCGCCGCATGAATGGCGGCGACGAAGAACAGCGAGCAGCTTTCCTGCCGGTCAGCGGGGCCGGTGGCGACAACCAGCGTGTGCGCACGGCCCTCGTTGAGCGTGGGCGACAACAGCGGTGGCAACGCGCCGGTGACCCAATGCCAGTCCTCCGCAAAGCTGCGCTGCAGGTCGGCAACGGCTGGCCCTTCGATCTGCAGATGCGTATCGCGCCAGGGCGCAAGCGGTGGCTTGAGCCCGAGATATTCGTCGCCCACGTTGAGGCCACCGACAAAGCCATAGGTGCCGTCGATCACCACGATCTTCCGGTGGTTGCGGAAGTTGAGCTGGAAGCGATTGCTGCGCCGCTGTGTGGCGAACGGATGGATGGCGATGCCGGCATCGCGCAACGTATCCACATACTGATGCGGCAGGGCGTGACTGCCAATGCCGTCGTAGAGCACGCATATCTCGACCTTGGCGCGCGCGCGTTCCAGCAACACCTGTTGCAGCCGCCGTCCCAGGATATCGTCGTGAATGATAAAAAATTGCACCAGCACGCAATGCTTCGCCCCGCTGATGGCGGCGAGCATGGCATCGAACGCGGCCTCGCCATTGACCAGCAGGCGCAGCTTCTGGCCGGCATGGAAGCGCGTGCGCAGCATATGGGCGATTTCGGCGTAGCGCGCGCAGGTCTCGGGTGTCGGCTGCGTGGACTCGAGCTGGATTTCGGCCATCGCCTGCATCTGCTCGCGCCGCAGGCGATGTAGGTCGACATAGCCATGGAAGCGGCTACGGCCCAGGTAGAGGTAGGGCACCAGGGTGACATAGGGCAGCAATACCAGGCCGAGCGCCCACGCGAACGCGCCTTGTGGCGTGCGCGTGTTCATCACCGCATGCATGGCCGCGAGCACGCCGGCCGCATGCAGCAGGATGACGACGGCACCGATGATGCTGCTCAGCATGCGTGGCGCTCAGTCGTGCAGAAGGCGGGCGTGTTGCCGTGGATCGACATGATGTCCTCGTGGATAACGTCCAGTGGTAGAGGAGGCTTGCAGTCGGGGCCTCAGGTCATGGCGTGGCGTACGGTATTCAGTACATCGCTTTCGCGCTGCTCCAACTGGTGCTGCAGATGATCGACGAAAAGACGGATGCGTGCCGGGAGGTAGCAACGACTGGGATAGATCGCGTAGAAGTTTGCCTCCGGCAGGATCACATCGGCCAGCAGCGGCACCAGCCTTCCGGCGCGCACATCGTCGGCGATATCCCAGGCGGACTTGAAGGCGAGGCCATGGCCGGCCACCGCCAACGTGCGCATCAGGTCGCCGTTGTCGCAGGTAATGCTGGCGTCGATGCGCAGGGTGCGGGGGCCTTCCGGCGTTTGCAGGATCCACGGCAGGATGCCGTGTCCCGGGCGATGCAGCATCAGGCAGTCGTGCTGCGACAGCTCGTCGGCGCTGGACGGGCGGCCGCGTCGGGCCAGGTAGGAAGGCGCCGCGCACACCACGCGGAAGTTGCGCGCGAGCCGGCGCGAGACCAGTCGCGAATCGGTGAGGTTGCCGCCGCGAACGGCCACGTCCACGCCATGCTCGAACAGGTCGAGCATCGCGTCGGTGTTGGTCAGGCGTAGCGTCAATTGCGGGTGCTGGGCGGCGAAGTCGGCCGCGATCGGGCCGATGTACTGTCGGCCCATATCGACCGAGGCGGATACATGCAGCTGCCCGCGCACCTCCAGTTGCCCCAGGCCGACCGCCGAATTGGCGTCGTCCACGTCGGCAATGATGGCCAGGCAGCGTTCGTAATAGATGCTGCCTTCTCCGGTCAGCGTGAGACGGCGTGAGCTGCGCTGCATGAGCCTTACCCCCAGCGCCTGCTCCAGCCGGTTGAGGCGCTTGCTGGCGGCGGCGGGGGACAAGCCGAGCTCCCGCCCGGCGGCCGAGAGGCTGCCATCGGTAACCGCGCGGACAAACAGCCGCATGTCTTCGAAATCGACCATCTTCAACTTTTTGGAAAAGATGCCTCTCTAGTTTGCTCAATTAACACAGGGCTCGACAAGGCGCAGAGTGGGCACCATTCCTTAGTTAGAGCCATTCTCATGACGCTCCGATCCGTTGGACGGCGACGATGAGCGCCGTTTCCTCCAAATGGGCACTGTTCGCCCTATCCGTGGCGGCCTTTGCCATAGGCACTACCGAATTCGTGATCATGGGTCTGTTGCCGGAAGTGGCCGGCGACCTGCATGTCAGCATTCCCTCGGCGGGTCTGCTGGTATCGGGCTATGCGCTGGGCGTGGCGGCAGGGGCACCCGTGCTGGCCGCGCTCACCGCCCGGATGGAACGCCGCAACGCCTTGCTGCTGTTGCTGGGCCTGTTTATCGTCGGCAATGCGCTTTGTGCCGTGGCACCGAACTATGGCGTGCTGATGGTGGCGCGTGTGGTCGCCGCGTTCTGTCACGGCTCGTTCTTTGGCATCGGCGCGGTCGTGGCGTCGCATATCGTGCCGCGTGATCAGGCGGCACGCGCCATCGCCCTGATGTTTACCGGCTTGACCCTGGCCAATGTGCTGGGCGTACCGTTTGGCACCTTTCTCGGCCAATGGGCCGGTTGGCGCTCGACCTTCGGGGCGGTCACCGGGTTGGGCGTGGTGGCGGCCATGGCCGTATGGCGGCTGGTGCCGGCATTGCCGGATCTCCCCATGCCGCACATGCGTCGCGAACTGGTGGTGTTGCGACAACCCCAGGTGTTGCTCGCACTGGCGATGACGGTGCTTGGTTTTGGCGGCGTGTTCACCGTCTTCACTTATATCGCGCCGATTCTTCAACAGCAGTCCCATGTGAGCGTTGGCGCCACGGGTTGGGTGCTGGTGCTGTTCGGTGCCGGCACGACGGTGGGCAACATGCTTGGCGGCCGGCTGGCCGACTGGCGCCTGATGTCGTCGCTGGTCGGCGTGCTGGTGGTGCTGGCCCTGATCATGTTGGCATTCACCTGGACCATGCATGACACCACGGCGGCCATCATCACGGTATTCGTTTGGGGCGTTGCGGCGTTCGCCACGGTGCCGCTGTTGCAGATGCGCGTCGTGCAGCAGGCCGGCGACGGGCCGCATCTGGCATCGACGCTCAATATCGGCGCGTTCAATCTGGGCAATGCGATCGGCGCTTTTATCGGCGGTTCGATGATCGATCTCGGTTTTGGACTGCCGTCGGTCAGCATCGCCGGTGCCGTGGTCACCGTACTCGGTTTGCTGGTCACGCTGGCCAGCGTGGCGCTGGGGCGTCGTCAAACCACGGCCATGGGGGTGGCCGTCGCCAGCGCTTAGTTGCGTGCTAACGCCGTCAATGGGCGATGCGATCGAGCCGGCGGCGCTGTTCATGCGCTTGTTCGTGGATTTTTGCCAGCGCAGAATCGTTCTCTGGTGTCTCGTATCAGCTATCTGAAGCACGTCTCAGGAGTACCGCATGAAAGCCGTCGCTTATCGACATAGCCTGCCGGTCACCGATCCGCAAAGTCTGCTGGATGTCGACTTGCCCGCGCCGATCGCACAGGGGCGCGACTTGCTGGTAAAGGTCGAAGCCGTTTCGGTCAATCCCGTCGACACCAAGATACGCATGCGCACCGATCCGCAGGGAGCGGACAAGGTGCTTGGCTGGGATGCTGCCGGTACGGTGGTGGCGATCGGTGCGGACGTCAGTTTGTTCAAGCCGGGCGATGCGGTCTATTACGCGGGTGCCATCGACCGCTCCGGCAGCAATGCCGAGCTTCATCTCGTCGATGAACGCATCGTGGGGCGCAAACCGGCCTCGCTGGATTTTGCTCAGGCGGCGGCGATGCCGCTTACGACCATCACCGCATGGGAGCTTCTGTTCGATCGCCTTGGCGTGCCACGCGGAAGTACGGCACGCGGCGGTGTCGTGCTGGTGGTCGGCGGAGCCGGTGGTGTGGGTTCCATGGCGATCCAGCTGGCGCGCCGCCTGACCAACCTCACCGTCATCGCTACGGCGTCGCGCGACGACAGCCGCGCGTGGGTAAGGGACATGGGGGCGCATCATGTGATCGATCATCGCGGCGACCTCGTCGCCCAGGTCAAGGCCATCTCGCCGCCAGGCGTCGACTATGTGTTGAGCCTCACCCATACGGAGCAACACTTTCCCGCGCTGGTGGAGCTGCTCAAGCCGCAGGGCAAACTGGGTCTGATCGACGACCCGGCAACGCCGCTGGACATCCGACTGATGAAATCCAAGAGCCTCTCGTTGCATTGGGAGTTCATGTATACGCGTTCGCTGCATCATACGGATGACATGCAGGCGCAGCACGTATTGCTGGATGAAGTCGCCAATCTGGTGGATGCCGGCGTGCTGCGAAGCAGCTTGCGTGAAAACCTCGGCACCATCAATGCGGCGAACCTGCGCCGCGCGCATGCGCAGGTGGAGAGCGCCAGCACGATCGGCAAGCTCGTGCTCGGCGGTTTTGCCTAAAAAACGACTGTCGCACGGCGGATGCCGAGGCATCCGCCGTGGGTCATTCAAGGACTCAGGATGCGGTCGGCCAGGTTACGTGCCTGCTGGCGGATCTCTGGCATCGCCGTGGATTCCCACAGCGTGCCGCGCAGCAGGGTGCCGATGGCGTAGAGGTGTGGCCAGGTCTGGCCGTCATGCTGCAGGCGGCCTTCGGTGGTTCCTTCGCAGCCCAGCCCAAGTGGATCGGGTGTCACGTGCCCGTTGGTCGCCAACTGACGAATCAGGCGATGCTTGGTGCGTCGCACATCGGTATTGAGGCCGACCGTCTGGATCACCACATCGGCGTCCATCGACGAGATCGTGCCATCGCGTGGCGACCGAATATCCAAATGCAGTTTGCCGCCGGCCACATCGACCGCCTGCAAGCGACCGCGACGGCGTTGCAGCCGGCCGTCGACTTCCAGCTCCACCATCGATGTCATGACTTGAGGTGCCATGCGATGACGCACACGCTCCCAGGCCCAGCGCGCATGGCGCAGGAAACGCGCCCGTTCGGCCAGGGGAAGCAGGCGCCACAACGATGGCGTATGCGGACGCAGGCTGTCGATGACCGTGCGCCAGTCGCTGCTCTGCGCCGCGGTTTCGCGCAGCAGACGGACCCAAGTGCGAATATCCGGCGCATCGCGCATCGATTCGATCAGGTCGCTGCTGTCATCCACGGGTGCGGAAGCCGCTTCCAGATGCGACTCCGGCAACAAGCCGTGTCGCGATATGGCAGTGAATTGCGCATTCGGCCATTGCGCGGATAGCTCTAGAAGCACATCCACCGCGGTGAGGCCAAGACCAATCAGCACCACTTTGAGCGGTCGGCTGTCGGGCTTTACCGAGGCGAGGAAACCCCACGGTTCGGTCACGTAGTGGCCGCTCTCGAGGGCCGCTTCGCTCACGCCACCCAGGGGCAGTGGCGGCAGCGATCCCAGTGCGAGTACGGCGGCGTCGACGCGACTGTTCTCCTCACCATGAAGGATGGTGACACCTTCGTTTTCCGGGACCACAGCTTCGACCGCAAACGGCAGCACGCGTATGTCATGGCCAGCGTCGCGAGCGTTTTCCAGTGCGCGTGCCATTTCCGCTTCCAGGTAGTCGCCGTAGAGACGTCGCGGCAGGAAGTCGGTTCCCGCAATGGTGTGATCGCCACGCTGGGCAAAGTCGAGGAAGCCGCGCGGCTTGGCGACGAACATGCTCATCGATGCTGCACGCACGTTCAGCAGATGCCGGTCCGAACGTGTGCCATAGGCGACGCCACGCGCCGACGTGTCGCCGCCGGTGTACCAGTCCAGATGCAACGGCTGCGCCGGCTGGCGTTCCAGCAGCTCGCTTAGCAGCGCTGCCGCTGCCGCGCCGCCGCCGATAATGGCGACCCTTCGATACATGCCACTCCCTTAAATGATTGCGTTGTACGGCTCAGGCGTGCAGGTGCCCAGCGATGGCGCTGCGCTGCGGCCTGGTGAGCCATTGACCGGTTTCCCCGGTTCTTTCGTAAGTGAAGTACTGTGCCAGATCGCCACCGTAGACGTGAAGCGTCAATGCGGTGTCGTGCCGGGAGAGATTGCGGCAGCGATGCGCATAGTGATCATCGGCATCGAACCAGCTGGCATCGCCGGGGCCCAGCCAGTCGCGTCCCACGGGTCTCAGGGAGCGGCCCTGCGGGTCGCGTTCCCACGACTCCACTTCGAGCGCGCCATGCAAGGCCAGCTCCAGCCCCCACAGGCCGCCATGGTCGTGGATTGGGGTGGCATGGTTGGAAGGCCAGGCGTTCACCAGCACGGTGATGTCCGGCTTGCTACGCATGGCAACCAGCCAACGCTCGAAGCCCTTGTTATGTGTACGCAGATCGGCCAGGTCGTCGTTCAGCGACTGCCGGTGCTGATACACCATGCGGCTGAGCTCTCTTGCCATCGAGGCAAGGTCCGGATGCTCGCCTACACCACAGGAAAATGCGATGTCACGCAGCGCCTTCAGGTGTTGCATGTGTTTCGCCATGCGAGGGCCTCGTCAGGAACCGGGGGCGCAGTGGACCATGCACATCGTTAAAGTCCCGTAACCTCGAGTGTGCCGGAAGGCTCCGGCAGCCTATGACTTCCGCAACATGCGAACGATGTTGCAAGCGCGCAAGATCAATGCCGTCGAGGCCTTGAAACTTGCGTCGGCCGCCAATATGACGACGTCGTATGAAGCCCCTGGGCTTTACTGGAAGGAGGAGCGCCATGATCGCGATAAGCCTGCTCTTGATGCTGGTAGTGACGTTATGGCTTATGGCCGCCGTTATCGGGGTCGTATTCAAGTTGACCTTCGCGCTGATCGGCGGGCTGTTCAGCATCGTCGGGGCGGCGCTGGGATTGCTGTTCGGTGGACTGGCCCTGCTGGTGATTGCGCCGCTGGTGGCGTTGGCCGTTTTGCCGTTCTGTCTACCGGTGATTCTGCTGGTGGCCGTGGTCTGGGCCATCGCACGCGCCACGCACCGGCCGGCGTCGCCGGCACCGGTGACGGCGCGCTAAATTCCGTTTGCCGTGGAACGGCCCGGCCTGGCAGTCCATGCAGGCCGGGCCTCTCTTGTCCATCGATCCGCGCGTCGGGTATCGCGCTTTCCACGCGGATCTACGCCGTGCCGATCAAAGCCGACCCCCTCAAAGCTCGTTGAGGTTGAAGCTGACCGGCACTCGCGCCCACGCGCGTATGGCGCGTCCGTTAGCCATGGCGGGTTCAAACTTCCAGCCTTTCAGCACCTGCTCGCGCGCGCTGCGATCGAGCAGGGCATAGCCGCTGCTTTTGGCAATCACCACGTCCTGCGGCACGCCTTGCTCATCCACCAGCACTCTCAGCAAGACGGTGCCTTCCATGTGTGCGTGCAATGCCTGTGGCGGATACTTCAGGGGGACCGCCTTGTAGGCGAGGGTGGCTTCGACCGGCGCTGCCTGCGCTCCGGTGTCGGGTGCATCGGAGACCATCGTGGGCGTAACGGTCGGTACCGCCATGGGGCTGTCGTCGCTCGCCATCGGCTCTGGCGCGACCACGGGCCGTGGCTGCACCTGCGGATGGGCCATGGGCTTGGGCTGGACCAGGGGTTTTATGTCGAGTGTTGGCGGCGGCTTTACTTCGGGCGGCGTCGTGACCCAGTGGATCTGCATGTCGGCCAAGCGCTGGACCTGTTCGGCGAGGTGAGGCGCCAGGGGCCGCATGACGGCGAGCAGGGCGGCGAGATTGAGCGCGATGGCGGCACTGAGCGCGGCGATGCGCACGCTATCGGGATGGGCAATACGGGGTACAGCCAGGCTTGCGGACGACATAAGCGACCTCCTGACGGCTCGATGTTGGAATGGCATCCGCAACGCCGCGTGGGGACGCAGTGGGGATCGTGCGAATGCGAGACCAGCCTAAGCCCGCAAAAATGACTTGCGCAAGCGGCCGTATGGAAGGCTATTCTGTACGGCGGGGCCGTTGGGCGCGTGAGCGTGGATTTTCAGTGCGCAACCAGCATCGGCACATCCCCGTGCATGAACAGGTGCCGGGTCGTGCCGCCCAACATCATCTGGGCAAGCCGCGAGCGGCTCCATGCGCCCATCACGATAAGGTCGGCACCGTGCTTGTGCGCCGCGTCCAGCACGGCGGGGCCAGCGGCGTGGCTGGGGCCGCTATCGAAGACCTCCAGGCGTGCACGGATGCCGTGACGTTGCAGCCAATCGGCGAGTCCGGGCGGCGGTAGAACGGGCAACAGGTCCTCATTCATTGCGCTGCCGTCCAGTACCAGCACGTCGTCCGCTTTCTGCAGGATGGGTAGGGCCGCGGCGAGCGCGAGGGCAGATTCGCGGCTGCCGTTCCATGCCACCAGCACACGGGCGCCGATGTCGGCGACGGGTGCCAGATCCGGCACGACCAGCACTGGCCGGCCGCTGGCGAAGACGCAACGCGACACCGATCCAAAACCCACGGGCGCGTCGCTGCGCTGCTGACTGCGTTCCATGATCAGGAAATCGTAGCCGGAGGCGGCCTGACTGACGGTTTGCACGGTGTCCCCCTGGGTGACCCGCCAGGCACCGGTCAAGCCGTGGGCGCCGAGCAGTTGTTGCCAGGGGATCGCGTGCGTATGGGCTTCGGCGACCCGCCGCTGGGTTTCTTCCAGTTGCACGGGGACTGCCTCCGGCAGGCTGAAGGCAGCGGCGGGCAGGTCGGCCACGTAAAGCGCGTCCAGCCGCGCACCCAGGCGTTGAGCCAGTGCCATGGCGGCACGCGGGGCGGGTACGTCCAGGTCACAATGGTCCAGATGCAACAGCAGATCGATGGCTGACATCGCGCGGTCCTCCTGTTCCCAATCCCTGCTCAGCTTAGAGCCTGTTCCATGGCTCTGCGTAGCCCATGTCGCCGCAGCCTGGCCGCGGCGCGGGCAGATACGTACGGAATGCCAAAAAAAAGCCCCGCACAGGGTGGCGGGGCGGCAAAGCCGAGCATCGGGGGAGAGAGAGGGGATGCCGGCCCGCGTATTTTCCCGGCGGCAGGCTTGATTTGGTGTACAGCCCGGGTGAAAGAGGCATTCACGTGTCAGAAGGAGGATGCTTGCCAGAATCACGCTCCGCCTCGCGTTGGCGTGGGCATGGCCATACGGGAGAGACTGGAATGATGAAGTGGAAGAGTCTGGGTGCGTTGGCGGTGGTCCTGACCTGTTGGATGGCCTCGGCCTCGGCCCATGCGGGGGACATTGAATGCAAGATGGATTTCCGCCTGTCCGGCTGGTCGGTGTTCTATCAGACGGCCACCGGAAGCGGCACGGTCCATTGCAACAACGGCCAGAGCATGGGTGTGCGAATCCGTGTGAAGGGCGGTGGCCTTACGTTCGGAAAGAACGAGATTGACCACGGCCTTGGCAAGTTCTCCGGGATAACCAGCA contains:
- a CDS encoding MFS transporter; the encoded protein is MNTQAEVAGSGLPLTLRIVQIVCFTFLAYLVIGMQLAVLPPFVHNDLGFGAVLAGLVISTQYVATLLSRGFAGRTSDTAGPKRAALIGLAACGGSGLLMMGAALLHDLPAVSLGVMLLARLALGMGESCVATGCIMWGIGRVGNQHTAKVISWNGIATYGALAVGAPVGVLLTSAFGFVVIGIASVALMLFSLLLAWRRPAVRVETGERLPMRHVFGRVAPYGMGLALGSIGFGVLATFITLYYASQGWAGAAPTLSLFGLCFVGVRLVFGWTIAHFGGYRVALVSLLVECLGLLVLGSANHVGVAMLGAALTGIGFSLIFPSLGVVAVERVSVSNRGSALGAYSVFIDVALGITGPLGGWIASGGRYAPMFVVAALMSLAAAVLTGVLYMTYGNTMRG
- the cls gene encoding cardiolipin synthase, which produces MLSSIIGAVVILLHAAGVLAAMHAVMNTRTPQGAFAWALGLVLLPYVTLVPYLYLGRSRFHGYVDLHRLRREQMQAMAEIQLESTQPTPETCARYAEIAHMLRTRFHAGQKLRLLVNGEAAFDAMLAAISGAKHCVLVQFFIIHDDILGRRLQQVLLERARAKVEICVLYDGIGSHALPHQYVDTLRDAGIAIHPFATQRRSNRFQLNFRNHRKIVVIDGTYGFVGGLNVGDEYLGLKPPLAPWRDTHLQIEGPAVADLQRSFAEDWHWVTGALPPLLSPTLNEGRAHTLVVATGPADRQESCSLFFVAAIHAARRRLWITTPYFVPDQAVMSALRLAVFRGVDVRVLIPSRPDHRTVFLATGLYAHDAVGAGIRIFRYQPGFLHQKVMLIDDDTASIGSMNLDNRSFRLNFEIGALNVDGDFAMQVEAMLLEDFSHAHEVTEAEYLRAPYHQRLAMHVARLFDPVL
- a CDS encoding LysR family transcriptional regulator, which encodes MVDFEDMRLFVRAVTDGSLSAAGRELGLSPAAASKRLNRLEQALGVRLMQRSSRRLTLTGEGSIYYERCLAIIADVDDANSAVGLGQLEVRGQLHVSASVDMGRQYIGPIAADFAAQHPQLTLRLTNTDAMLDLFEHGVDVAVRGGNLTDSRLVSRRLARNFRVVCAAPSYLARRGRPSSADELSQHDCLMLHRPGHGILPWILQTPEGPRTLRIDASITCDNGDLMRTLAVAGHGLAFKSAWDIADDVRAGRLVPLLADVILPEANFYAIYPSRCYLPARIRLFVDHLQHQLEQRESDVLNTVRHAMT
- a CDS encoding MFS transporter, translating into MSAVSSKWALFALSVAAFAIGTTEFVIMGLLPEVAGDLHVSIPSAGLLVSGYALGVAAGAPVLAALTARMERRNALLLLLGLFIVGNALCAVAPNYGVLMVARVVAAFCHGSFFGIGAVVASHIVPRDQAARAIALMFTGLTLANVLGVPFGTFLGQWAGWRSTFGAVTGLGVVAAMAVWRLVPALPDLPMPHMRRELVVLRQPQVLLALAMTVLGFGGVFTVFTYIAPILQQQSHVSVGATGWVLVLFGAGTTVGNMLGGRLADWRLMSSLVGVLVVLALIMLAFTWTMHDTTAAIITVFVWGVAAFATVPLLQMRVVQQAGDGPHLASTLNIGAFNLGNAIGAFIGGSMIDLGFGLPSVSIAGAVVTVLGLLVTLASVALGRRQTTAMGVAVASA
- a CDS encoding zinc-binding alcohol dehydrogenase family protein codes for the protein MKAVAYRHSLPVTDPQSLLDVDLPAPIAQGRDLLVKVEAVSVNPVDTKIRMRTDPQGADKVLGWDAAGTVVAIGADVSLFKPGDAVYYAGAIDRSGSNAELHLVDERIVGRKPASLDFAQAAAMPLTTITAWELLFDRLGVPRGSTARGGVVLVVGGAGGVGSMAIQLARRLTNLTVIATASRDDSRAWVRDMGAHHVIDHRGDLVAQVKAISPPGVDYVLSLTHTEQHFPALVELLKPQGKLGLIDDPATPLDIRLMKSKSLSLHWEFMYTRSLHHTDDMQAQHVLLDEVANLVDAGVLRSSLRENLGTINAANLRRAHAQVESASTIGKLVLGGFA
- a CDS encoding FAD/NAD(P)-binding protein; translation: MYRRVAIIGGGAAAAALLSELLERQPAQPLHLDWYTGGDTSARGVAYGTRSDRHLLNVRAASMSMFVAKPRGFLDFAQRGDHTIAGTDFLPRRLYGDYLEAEMARALENARDAGHDIRVLPFAVEAVVPENEGVTILHGEENSRVDAAVLALGSLPPLPLGGVSEAALESGHYVTEPWGFLASVKPDSRPLKVVLIGLGLTAVDVLLELSAQWPNAQFTAISRHGLLPESHLEAASAPVDDSSDLIESMRDAPDIRTWVRLLRETAAQSSDWRTVIDSLRPHTPSLWRLLPLAERARFLRHARWAWERVRHRMAPQVMTSMVELEVDGRLQRRRGRLQAVDVAGGKLHLDIRSPRDGTISSMDADVVIQTVGLNTDVRRTKHRLIRQLATNGHVTPDPLGLGCEGTTEGRLQHDGQTWPHLYAIGTLLRGTLWESTAMPEIRQQARNLADRILSP
- a CDS encoding cysteine dioxygenase, translating into MQHLKALRDIAFSCGVGEHPDLASMARELSRMVYQHRQSLNDDLADLRTHNKGFERWLVAMRSKPDITVLVNAWPSNHATPIHDHGGLWGLELALHGALEVESWERDPQGRSLRPVGRDWLGPGDASWFDADDHYAHRCRNLSRHDTALTLHVYGGDLAQYFTYERTGETGQWLTRPQRSAIAGHLHA
- a CDS encoding energy transducer TonB, which encodes MSSASLAVPRIAHPDSVRIAALSAAIALNLAALLAVMRPLAPHLAEQVQRLADMQIHWVTTPPEVKPPPTLDIKPLVQPKPMAHPQVQPRPVVAPEPMASDDSPMAVPTVTPTMVSDAPDTGAQAAPVEATLAYKAVPLKYPPQALHAHMEGTVLLRVLVDEQGVPQDVVIAKSSGYALLDRSAREQVLKGWKFEPAMANGRAIRAWARVPVSFNLNEL
- a CDS encoding universal stress protein, with translation MSAIDLLLHLDHCDLDVPAPRAAMALAQRLGARLDALYVADLPAAAFSLPEAVPVQLEETQRRVAEAHTHAIPWQQLLGAHGLTGAWRVTQGDTVQTVSQAASGYDFLIMERSQQRSDAPVGFGSVSRCVFASGRPVLVVPDLAPVADIGARVLVAWNGSRESALALAAALPILQKADDVLVLDGSAMNEDLLPVLPPPGLADWLQRHGIRARLEVFDSGPSHAAGPAVLDAAHKHGADLIVMGAWSRSRLAQMMLGGTTRHLFMHGDVPMLVAH